The stretch of DNA ccttgcaacttatgaagacaattccttatcctttacaatttcacatattatattccctgttgaaaacttcaactagtttgtcatcagtcaccaaaaagggggagattgtaagtgcatctagtgtcacccctagttggttttggagtattgacgacaaacctagttgagggactaatgtgtttgtgagaattgcaggataacacaggtagaagtccctcattgattcggttttcctaccagagatgacccctaaaaatgtatgaagacattgaagtcaaaggtggtatgtgaagacattcacattgaagactatgacaagagaagacatcgcatgaagactatggagtgcgaagacttagacctttcgtagttctttttcttctttgttgagtcataggaaccaccgtactgttaagtggggtccaagagaaccagtcagaatgactgaagtgatgcttaaccaaaatcctatgtcttcgagtgaagactatgagagcgaatcttgttcagagttggacaagtcagctttgcttgtagcccaagtaaagttgccatgtgtgtttgaaatctgaccgttgaaacacgtgtcagttccttagtgacccagggtcatttcggacaaatcaggtcgggttgcctagcggctataaatagcccaccccctacaaccataaacgattggctgctcagagttaaagtacggcatttgtcgtttgagagcaacccacctcgaagcctttaagagagaattccttgagaggataaagccctaaccacccagagccaaagagtgttaggcatcacttaagtcttcttgtctgtgtgatctgaagacttattacacttaaggactgtgaatcctccagccggttaggcgtcgctttCTGAGCATCcaggagtcattgtggatcgccggtgaacgaaatcTGTgagggtttggaagtctaccttgaaaacttaccagagtgattgggcgaggactgggtgtccttagctaaaggggaataaggtgaagacgaggtcttctgagttgaatctcagcctccctaaccagacgtacagttgtcacaacaactgaaactggtccaacaaatcattgtcttcaacgagtcactggtttcatccttcccttccctttacttactgttggttcttgtgaagtcattgtacgatagtATCACCATTCAACTTCACTAAGTGATTACGTGTACTGATTGGCTtctcaatatcttcctacctgatccttactgcctagctgctattagtcattgtgctttcacttcattgaatacgtgactatggtttgcctagtgtagtctaccttccgctgcatggtaataggtttatttctatcgtttgtctttgaaacttacatgttttgaagacttacataaaaatcgcctattcacccccctctagtcgatcactagcactttcaggatGATACCTGGCGGGATGGTCGGAGGACAGGGGGTTGAACGGAGACGGAGGAGAAGCGGCGgggagccctgctggatcaccagagGTGACGGAGACGCAAATTTCCGGCAAAGGTGTGGCATGGTGGCCGGGGTGGTGGAGCGGCGGCGATGGCAAAAAAgaaagaaggaaggagagaaaATGGGGAGGATGAAGTTGCGGGTCGAGGAAGAGTTTTGGGTGAGCCTGGGGTGTCGGATTCGTACATTTCGCGTGTCCAGACTCCCGCAAAGCTCCCCGAGTTTTGTCTCCGTAAATGGGACAAATTGCGTTCGAACCGGCCCGTGAACCGATACAGATCGACGTTGGATGACTTCAACTATCCGGACGGTTGCGGGAAGTTTATAGATCCGCTTGGAAATGCCCTTAGAAAGGATTGCGAGGCACCAAGAACGAGTACACACTAGCGTGAGAAGGCATTGGCGCTTGGACCCCGTTCCATTACTAGAAGGGATAGGTATATTTTCAAAacgaaggcaaaagatttgcctcatctattaattaagaaGATAGAGTTTGTTACAATCGACCCAAAACAACGACATGGATTATTACTCTCGCGACATGAGTGACCCTAGATTTTTAGCACCGGTGGTGACCCACAGATTTGCCTCcgtcatgatgttgttgaacaaaaTGGTTGGTGGCGCGCTTTTGTTGCGGAAGACCCTTGCGTTTCTTTCGTTTCATACGGTCCATGAGACAAGCATGGTAAGCGAAGCCATGGCCTTCCTCTGTGTGGTGCCCACGCCGGCACGACTTTCCCATCACTTTTTTACGGAGTCTTCCAAGTGCCAAGAAATGACATCAAAGTTCTCAAGTCGTAATTTCGACTTGACCAAGCCCCAAAGCCTCAAAGTGAAGCGACACTTGAAAAAGAGGTGCGTGCCGCACTCTTGCACTCTCTTGCAAAGAGGACAAAGCCCACAATTTGTCCATCCCCCCTTGTCCAGCCTATCGGCGGTCCAAATGCGATCTTGAATAGCCAAAGATGCGAAGAACTTAACCTTTTGCGGTGCCCAAGCCTTCCACACCATTTGGTCCAAAGAGGAGAAGGTCATGCCAAGGAATTGCGCCTTGTAGGCAGAGGCCGCGGAGTAGAGCTCATTTGTTTGAATGTTTCCACATAATGCCATCCTCGACACTCTCATCAAGTTGTACGGCATTCACTAAATCTCCTACAGCTCTCCCAGAAACATGCCCGGCAATTAGTAAATGACCATGACAAACCTTCCCGTGCTTACCACTACAAGTTTTGTACAGAATCAACATCTCATGAAACATTGATTCTTACAATGGTTAGCAGCTGAGTGAAATGTTAAACATAGTCctaaatgagagttctaccattgaactgaatgactcctttgatgagaccagcatgcgttttgtgcggcgcatccaggagtctgaggtgaaggaggctttaaaaaggatgaaaggaggcaaggcgatgggccctgattgtatccccattgaggtgtggaaaggtctcggggacatagcgatagtatggctaaccaagcttttcaacctcattttttgggcaaacaagatgccagaagaatggagacggagtatattagtaccaatcttcaagaacaagggggatgttcagagttgtactaattaccatggaattaagctgatgagccatacaatgaagctatgggagagagtcattgagcaccgcttaagaagaatgacaagcgtgaccaaaaatcagtttggtttcatgcctgggaggtcgaccatggaagccattttcttggtacgacaacttatggagagatatagggagcataagaaggacttgcatatggtgttcattgacttggagaaggcctatgataagataccgcggaatgtcatgtggtgggccttggagaaacacaaagtcccagcaaagtacattaccctcatcaaggacatgtacaataatgttgtgacaagtgttcgaacaagtgatgtcgacaccgatgacttcccgattaagataggactgcatcaggggtcagctttgagcccttatctttttgcattggtgatgaatgaggtcacaaggggtatacaaggagatatcccatggtgtatgctctttgcggatgatgtggtgctagttgacgatagtcggacgcgggtaaataggaagttagagttatggagacaaaccttggaatcaaaagggtttaggcttagtagaactaaaagcgagtacatgatgtgcggtttcagtactactagctgtgaggaggaggaggttagccttgatggccaggtggtacctccgaaggacacctttcggtatttggggtcaatgttgcaggaggatgggggtattgatgaagatgtgaaccatcgaatcaaagccggatggatgaagtggcgccaagcttctggcattctctgtgacaagagagtgccacaaaagctaaaaggcaagttctacaggacggcggttcgacccgcaatgttgtatggcgcggagtgttggccgactaaaaggtgacatgttcaacagttaggtgtggcggagatgcatatgttgagatggatgtgtggccacacgaggaaggatcgagtccggaatgatgatatacgagatagagttggggtagcaccaattgaggagaagcttgtccaacatcgtttgagatggtttgggcatattcagcgcaggcctccagaagctccagtgcatagcggacggctaaagcgtgcggagaatgtcaagagagggcggggtcgaccgattttgacatgggaggagtccgttaagagagacctgaaggattggagtatcgacaaagagctagctatggacagggatgtgtggaagcttgctatccatgtgccagagccataagttggttgcgagatcttatgagtttcacctctagcctaccccaacttgtttgggactaaaggctttgttgttgttgttgttgttgttgtagtccTAAATGATGAAGTGGGATGATAAATATAATTCCAAATGATGCGACAGACGGATGCGATATTTACATGCCTAATCAGATGCTATGGTATTATGAACAAGAACGAATTGCATCACAACATTGCATTCAAAAGTTGACTGTAACATTATCATTCAATTTAACAAGTAGTGCTCCAAGCTCTTCTAAAAACCAGGTGCAATTTGCTTAGTCAGAGAAGTGAAAAAACTGCCTCATCTCATCATCGGCTACAACAAAAAACAGAAACAAGTAACTTTGCTAAATTTGTAGAATTATTAAGAAGACCACCTGTAGTCTCTAAGAAACAACAGGCCGGTCAGcttgacaaatactccctccgtcccataatataagaccatTTTGCAGTCATCAACGTGCAAAGTAGCCACCTCTGCTCAGAACGCTGACCAGAACGACTTAGTAATTTCAGCATCAACGTGCATAGTAGCCACCTCTGTTCAAAAGGATATTCACAGAAATATGAATTTCATGCAACCATTAACAGTTGGAGCTTCTCGATCATAACTTTGTACAAAAAACTAACAGGCTCATAGTGGATATCATTCAAACATATTGCAGCCACAATGGGTATATTTATCACACACGCGTGCAGATGCCAGAGGGGGCATGCATGCAACAGATAATGGGACCTACAAGTGATGTGAGCAACTGAGGAATCACCCTGCAGGAATGACACACCATACGTGCAGTGACAAATTGTGCAATCTACTTTCGAGAAATGGTACTCGACATGGCCCTGCACCAGATACAGAGAGAAAAGGAACTATAAGTCTATAACAGGGCAATTCAATACCTAACCAGATGCAATTCACACATGGAGAATAAATCGCGATATAAACATTTCACTCACAAGTTGACTGTAATGCAATCGCTCCATTCAATCTAACAAGCAGTGTCCAAACTCCTCTAACAATCAGCAGGGGCGGAGCTGGAGCAAATGTTACCCAATGCACCACTTTGACCAGGCATAAATTTTTCAGGCAACGGTGTATTGGATATAGGTGTGTTCCATAGCTTCTAGCACACATATTATTGGATATAACAAAAGACAATTTGTGAAAACAAAATGCAGCCATCAAAATTCTTAATGTAATGATAAAACAGGGGACAAAATTACTTAAAAAGGATGCTTTGCATTTCCAAATTCCAAAATACATCGTCGCACAACAAGGTTCAGTAACCTACAACATACAAATAGAATTAAACTTACAAGTACAATATATTATCTTCTCACTAGATCTTTCAAATTAGGATGAAAatgttctattaattttctcttGCCAGGATCATATTGAAACTCCTCTTCCCAATTTATGTCTTTTGGAACATCTTGTGATAGTACCTTTCTTTTGAGAAAAACTTGTCCATAGTATCTCTATTTGACAAATACAAATTAGAAATGAAACATGAATACCTATATAGACAAATGGAATATACTCTTAATTAGAAGTTATAACCCTAGGAAATGCCCTCATGCTTTGTCAAAACATAGTGATTTATTCTATTTGCTACAAATTTATATATAATTGTTGCAGTTTGTAAACAAAATAAgaaaagcaagaaaagactagccgCAAGTGTGGTCTATTGTAAAACTTGTAATCTATGGACGCATGGAAGACAGAGCGGAAGACTCAAGATTGGAATTTGAAAAGATTGCCGAATTACCGAGAGCCGGACCGGCGGACCGACGTGCGGCGTCGACTCGCCGGTGAAGACTCGGGCTGCGTCCGGTGGCCTACGGCGTCCATCGCCCTGCCGCTTGGGTACGCGACGGCGAGCGGACGAGGCGTATGGTATGGAGGCTGGCTCCGTACGGTACGCGTGTACACAAACCTAATCTAGTTTTTCTTAGGTGGAAGTTTGATCGATGGATTTAGGTTAGGGCACTGCCCCCGTGTCCCGTGCGTGGATCGATTAAGGATATGGGCCAGTGTGGGCTGCCGAGGCGTGCTGGAAAGAACAGACCCCGATGCACAGCTATTGGGCTACCCTGATGCACTGGGCCTTTTTATTTGATAGGTACTACAAGCACTTTTTTGGACCCGTATTCCTGTGCATACGGATCAGCCCAATGGGCTCCGCCCCTGACAATCAGGTCAAACTGAACAAATCAAGATGATGATCAGCCACATGTAATCGTCGGTTACACAGTACATAGAAAGAGGAAATTGATGTATATTGTCTAACCATTTCATATTATTGAGAAAACCACTTGATGACctttaagaagaagaagacatcgataAAAaaccaaggcaattctccagttcaAAGAAAAACAAAGACATGAGGCAGATCAATTTGCAACTATTTCGAACATTGACCAAAACTACTTCATAATTTAAGCATCAACATGCTAGCCACCTCAGCTCAAAAGAATATTCACACAAGCGTTCATGCAAATCATTAACCAGCCAGAGCTTCTTGACTATAACTTGCATACATCAAAAAGAAACTAGCCATCTCATAGTGGAGCATTGCACCAGACACCAGTCACAAAAAAAAGAACATGGCTCTGCACACAAGTTTCATTTCTCGAGCATATGTTAAGATTAGACATCACATGAAGCTGTGATTCCTTTAAATGTTTATCAGCAGCTAAAGTGAAATGATAAATATAGTTCCAAAAGATGCAACACAGAGGCAGAATTATATAACATGTTTCAATAAACCAGATTCAATGGAATCATGAACAAGAATGAACTGAAACCGAACATTTCACTTGAAAGTTGGCTATAATGCAATCATTCAATTTAACTAGCGTGCCACACTCTTATAAAAATCAGGTGCAACTTGCTAGCTAAAAAGGAGGATAATCTGCCTCATTTCACCGTCGGCTAAAACAAAACACAAAATAGGAATCGAATTTGCATTTGCTAAATAATTAGTATTAAAAAGACAACTGGATAATCTCTAGAAAAGTAAACCTCAATAAAAACTAGGTACATGTTAATTCGGGCCTCTAGATAACTAGGAAAGCTAATGTAAGTTAATTTGGACCGTGGCATGTTAATTTGGATGATAGGTACTTCTTTTGCTAGGTACACATTTACTCAAGAAACAGGGTGAAAACCTCCTAGGAAGTACTGCTGAACAATCCTAGGAACTTTAAAGTACTGCTAgttttttctttgtttattttcCAATCTACATTTTTTTGTTTCCCACCATTTTGCATCTGATTTTTCACCTAGTATTTTCTATCTATTCTTTCCACCCAGTGTTTGAACCATTTTTCTCCCTGGTCTTCCTCCTTTTGGTTTGGTTCTGTTGTTTCTCACACATGTTTCACTGTTTTGGCTGGGTGTTCTTAACTGACTCTCAGCTTAAGTTAACCTCACCCCAGCTATCAGCTACTAAACCAATGGCCTTACTTATAGCTTTTTTCCCGTTCTTAAGCTAAGGGTACCACAGAATTGGTTAAAAGAAGCTAGCTCCGCAAAGCAAAGAATACAGTCAAGGATGCCCGCGTTGTTGCTCTGGTACAAGAACTATAACTCCAGTTTCAGCTGTTCACTGGTTTCAGATCACGGGTGTTAAACTTGTATACTGAATCAACATTGTAAACTGTAACCGCACTCCAAAGAATTTATCCACTATTTATAATATCTTAGTAGCCTACAACTAATGTGAGCAGCTAAGGAATTACCCTGCAGGAATGGCACATCATATGATCTGTGATCAATAACGGCAATTAATACCGAACCAGATGCAATGGCCGGATGAAGAAGAATGAACTGCAACAAAAAATTTCACTGACAAGCTGACTGTAATGTGATCATTGCATTCAATTTAACGATCAGCGCATAAAGTTCCTCTAACAATGAGGTTCTAGTTGCTACTGAAAAAATTGAGAGGATGATGGCCACATTTAATAGTGGGCTAGAACAATACTTGGAAACAGGAAACTGATGTATATTGGCTCAATATTTAGTATTATAAGAAAATCATTGGATGATCTCTAAGAAAGAAGAAGACACTGATAAAAAACCCAAGTCAATTCATTAGATAGAAAAACAGAGGCATGGAGCAAGTCAATTAGCAACAATTTCGAACGTCGGCCAAAATGAGTGAATAGTTGTGGCATCATCATGCTAGCTACTTCATCCCAAAAGGATATTCACACAAGTATAAATTTCAAGCAACCATGAAACATTCAGAGATCATTGATCATAACTCGTATATACATCAAAATGAAACTAGTCGGCTAATGGTGGACTCAGTTTTTAATCTTCTGCTCATTAGTACCAAGTTCCATTTCTCGAGCATATGTTAAGATCGAAGATCACATGAAGCAATGATTCCTTAAAAGTGGTTAGCAGTTAAAGTGAAGTCATATATGTAATTCTAAACGATACAACACAAAGGCAGAATTATATAACACTATGTTTCAATACCTGACCAGATGTTAATGGAATCATGAACATGAATGAACTGCAACAGAATATTGAGTTGAAAGTTAACTATCATGCAATCATTCAATTTAAGTAGTGTTGCAAACTCTTCTGAAATCAGGTGCAACTAGCTAGTCAACAAGGAGGATAATCTGCCTTATTTCACCATTTgctaaaacaaaacaaagaaacatGAGCCAACTGTACATTTTCTAAATATTTAGTAGGAGTATTAAAAGGATAACTGGGTAACCTCTAAAAATGAAGACCTCAACAAAAAGGGCAGGTCAATTATTCGGTTCAATGAACAGACACNNNNNNNNNNNNNNNNNNNNNNNNNNNNNNNNNNNNNNNNNNNNNNNNNNNNNNNNNNNNNNNNNNNNNNNNNNNNNNNNNNNNNNNNNNNNNNNNNNNNNNNNNNNNNNNNNNNNNNNNNNNNNNNNNNNNNNNNNNNNNNNNNNNNNNNNNNNNNNNNNNNNNNNNNNNNNNNNNNNNNNNNNNNNNNNNNNNNNNNNNNNNNNNNNNNNNNNNNNNNNNNNNNNNNNNNNNNNNNNNNNNNNNNNNNNNNNNNNNNNNNNNNNNNNNNNNNNNNNNNNNATGATCTGCCACATTTTATCGTCAGCTAAAACAATACTTGGAAACAGGAAACATATGTATATTGGCTAAATATTTAGTATTATGAAAACCACGAGATGATCTTCAAGAAATAAGACCTTGATACAGAAAAACCAAGGCAATTCTTCAGCTCAGAGAAAAAGCTAAATAATATTCACAACATAACAATCTGGTCAGATGAAAGGTGAACATAATCCTCTGGTGCCGGAAAGCAGGTATGTGAAACTAGAGATTGTTTGAGCCGAAGTCCACTAGCAGAGAAATCTGCGATGGAGACTAGCAACCAACTTGCCATCAATGTCAAACTGAAGTAGCGAGTCCTTGTCAATATCGACCAGCACGAGGACATCACCATCCCAATATGCAACATCCACACACCAAAAACCGCGAAAGTTTTTTAATAGCACCCTTAGCTCTGCAATCGGCAATTGAACCCGCCAGGCTTTGGAGGCCCAGACTTGGCCTTCGTAGTCCTGCATCACCCAGACATGAACAATGGTATTTTCTTCATTAAGACTGTACATGCCAAGCAAGTCACCCATCTCAAACAGGTCAGCCTCGGCATGGCCGGGATCAATCAGAGAGCGCATCTGCCGGAACAACTCAGCGGTGGTGTCAAATACCATTATCAGTCGCTCTGTGTGCCAATGCAGGCTACCACGGAAAAGGACAGGTTGGTGTTGCAACAGTCCCTTGGCATGCGCCCCGATGTGCCTTGGCTGCTGGTCAGAGCCTAATGTGAAGACGTAGAAGCCACTTTGAGCATCAGTTTCCGGGCAGACGCAGAGCAGTAGTTGGTACTCGCTGGTAGGGCTGTGTGGGTACATCCCCAAAACCGTGAAGTCATCAAGCTGGTTGAGACGAGCATACTGACGAGTGGCCGGGTTGCAGATGGAGAGGCGTTCACCCCCGCAGGTGGTGAAGACAAGGAGGCCGTCACAGCAGGCCACGGGAAAGAAGTCATGGGCACCACTGAGTTGGGCAACGGACTGGAGCTTGTCGTCTGCCCGGTGGTCGCAGGGGAAGGGGGTGATGATGCCTATGGACGGCGGCTCATCAATTTCAGTGTAAAGGAGAGGGAGTGAGGGCTGGCGGGCGTGGTGGGCGACAAGGAAGTCGCGGTCGGAGGTGGCGCCGCGCCAGGCGTGGCAGACGGCACGGCAGCGAAGGAGGGATTTGGGGGGCAGGCGAACGAGGATCTCAAACATGAAGATCTCAtcctggaggccatggaggagactTGCGGACTCCGCCATGGATCCGTGCAGCAGTGGGAGTGACGGCGGTGGAGAGGAGATCTCACCAAAATCTGAAACAAAAACAAAGGTACATGGAGCTTAATTACAAATAACTAGCAATAGCATCAGCAGCGAAAAACAATACAGTCCAGTGCAGCAATCAGTAGCATCATGCAATACAAGAGGCATTAAAAAAGCATAATATTTCATTCACAGTGCACGCATATTTCATATTTTAAGGATCAACACAGTGCACGCATATTTCATTCAACAAAAGCATAATATTTGCATAAGTTCTGCAAATCAAAAGTGGTACATATTCCTAAAGTAATCTTCACCAAAGTGGTACATATTCCTAAAGTAATCTTCACCAACCTAGAGCAATGTCAGTAGCAAGTTGGTTCCTAACCAGATCCATGTCAACACCATTTTCCTCCGAAGTTGACGTATCCGATGCATTTGTAGGAACAACAAACTATCATCTTCTGGGTTTCAATTGAGTAGCTTGGCATCTTCAAAAGAATTTGCCATTTCATCTTCCAAACTCCAAAGGCCCTCTCTATGCAATTGCGTTTGGACGAGTGGATCCTGTTGATGTACTCCATCCCTGTTATTAGTTTGAATTCCCTCCCCACCTCATCATATGCATTGGAGGTCAAGTGAGTATTTGGCCTATTTCCAGCTCTCGCTTGCTTGACAAACAACTCGGTGATAATCCTTGTAttctcaatgttccattcagcaaccatGTTGGACAATTCTATATAGAAGTTCATGTCACTGtgtgtgctaaaaaagattgtATGCACTCATTTATAAATCTGTACAGCGACTACTTCCTCTAAAAAGATTGTATGCTCTCATATAAATCTGAACCTCATCCATGTCATCTGAATTTATGAACATGAAAAAAAACAGTATGGGAGGGAGACTACCTAAACTATGTCATCTGAACATATTTAAAACGGTAGATGGACTACCTCAACTATGTCATATAGAAATCGGTGCAGGGGACATCCAAAAATATGAACCAAAGGGACTCATCTGGCCATCCTAAAATCTGAACCAAATGGCCTCATCTGCACATCCTAAACTCTGAACCAAATGGTCTGACTGCATGTAACATGAACTGAATGGAGGTGGGGAGGGGTTGTGCATACGCACAAGCTCACCTTGAGCTTCTGGAGCGGCGCCGGCGGGGCAGAGGAGCAAGGCCGACGACCTTAGGCGGTGCCGGCTGCTGACAGGTTGGGGTGGCGAGACAGAGGAAGGACTCGCGGTGTCGGGGAAGGGGCGGCTCGAGGAGGAGACTGTCTTCGGGGTGGCCGGACGAGTTGGCCGGCGGCGGCCGTGTCGCCGGACGagttggccggcggcggcgggatggcCTCGTCCGTCGCTGGCGGCTAGGGTTGACGAGCGGGTGAGGACGGAGGAGATTGGGGATCTGGCTAATAGGCTTTCTATCGAAGAGGTAAGCAACTTCGCGGTGGCAGGTTTGTGTAAATACCCCGAACTCCAGTTTTCTCAATTACTGGGATCGGCAAAGCTGCGGCTCCACGTTTTTGTAGAACGAGACTAGCCTGCTCCCCGcccgtgtgcccatccgtgctcccgcatacgtggcttgatttgattggaacaaaatgaggcccggccccacccccttaaaatcagggggggagatgattagattagaaaggaaaaaggaaaaaagacagccgtaggatgaagtgggagcacggatgggagcatggggagggagcaggcaagccggatccgttTTTGTACATGGACGACGGGTAGATCCTTAAAAtattcatatttgagtttctcttttttgcttctctcgaATTTTGATCTGATTTTTTTAGGGGTTATCTTAATATATACTGTGAACATGCATgattttttttttcagattttttcgcaATGTTTAAATTTAAATTCAGGCTGCAAGGCACACAGTGCATGTCACCTGATCTCTCCTGGAGCCACACCGTTCGGGCCAGCTCCGCTCGTGGATTCACTGAATCTGGGAGCTGGCGAGCTGCCGAACAGGCTCTAAGAACACCACCACTCTGAATCTAGTGCGTGCATATCTGGTCAACAACTAGACATCACCAATTTTGAGTAGCATATACAAGCAGGCTAAACACCTAGCACTCACAATAACATATTGGTTCATCAGAAtctgaactctctctctctctctccctctctctccacgTCACAGATTGACCCCATCGTCATCCCCTCCAGCGAGCATGCCCCGCTCCCTAGAGCAGAAGCGGGGAGTGCCTCCCCGTCTTGAGCGACGGCGGCGTCGCCACCCCCTGCACCCACTGCCCGGCGGCTCCATCTCTCCGTCCCCTAGGTTCTCTATTTTGCTTGGATCTGAGAAAAAGTTGAGGGAGGAACGAACCTGTGCTGCACTGGTGGCGGCGTGGTGGCGGGACGGAGCTTTCCGGACGCAGCCGTTGCGCCGACCAGCGAGTCGGGGATGGAGTCATGGCGCTGCTGGAGGCCAGGAAACCGGAGAGGGAGTCGGGGCGCTGCCGGCGGCAGTTATTTCGGCTTTCTACTACAGGGGAGCATACCCGGCCATCTGCCGGGCCGGGACTACCAAAGCCGGAGGCAAAAAACCTAGGCCCGAGCCTGGCCCGGCCCAGCCATTGGGCCTGTTTTTTGGGCCCAAGCCTAGCCTGAAAGTGATAAAGCCCGCCAGGCCGTGGGCCGGGCCTCTTCAGCGAATCACGAAAATGGTGGGTTCGGGCCCGGCCCGGCCTTCGGGCTTAAAATCTAGGCCCGGGTGTAGCGTCGGGTCGGCCTTTTTCGGGCTGGGCTGTCCATGGCCAGGACTATGGGGAGTGTTTCAAGACGCTGTTGGAGTGGACTTTGCTCTAGTCTAGGTTAGGTCATTCTTCCACTCGCGGTGGAGTATCCAGACACATGCATACGGCACAGATGCGTCTTATGCGCTTTGTCATTGAATGAATGCTCTCAAACGGCAAAGAGGGAGCCCTCAATGTAGGAACACAAGCAAAGAAGCTCATAGCTTGGTTAAATTTTTGGTTTCTCTTAACCAGGGTCATCACTTGTGACTAGGCTATCCACATGACCCTTTTTGTATTCTTTT from Triticum dicoccoides isolate Atlit2015 ecotype Zavitan chromosome 6A, WEW_v2.0, whole genome shotgun sequence encodes:
- the LOC119318414 gene encoding F-box protein At5g49610-like; amino-acid sequence: MTPSPTRWSAQRLRPESSVPPPRRHQCSTDFGEISSPPPSLPLLHGSMAESASLLHGLQDEIFMFEILVRLPPKSLLRCRAVCHAWRGATSDRDFLVAHHARQPSLPLLYTEIDEPPSIGIITPFPCDHRADDKLQSVAQLSGAHDFFPVACCDGLLVFTTCGGERLSICNPATRQYARLNQLDDFTVLGMYPHSPTSEYQLLLCVCPETDAQSGFYVFTLGSDQQPRHIGAHAKGLLQHQPVLFRGSLHWHTERLIMVFDTTAELFRQMRSLIDPGHAEADLFEMGDLLGMYSLNEENTIVHVWVMQDYEGQVWASKAWRVQLPIAELRVLLKNFRGFWCVDVAYWDGDVLVLVDIDKDSLLQFDIDGKLVASLHRRFLC